The Plutella xylostella chromosome 30, ilPluXylo3.1, whole genome shotgun sequence genome contains a region encoding:
- the LOC105395619 gene encoding organic cation transporter protein isoform X2, protein MYSADWAAALAAGRTTPDDEWAVVPCTSGWEYNRTDVPYSTIASELDWVCENDNLPATAQAIFFCGAIVGGLIFGWIADKYGRVSALVGTNLIGFVAGVGTAFCNSFWSFALCRFLVGFAFDNCFTMMYILVLEYVGPKWRTFVANMSIALFFTLAASLIPWIALWADDWRIFTLATSVPFALALATPYVVPESARWLVSQGKIDKALVILKKFERINKTKIPEKVLSDFTESSLKTLKENEAEDRTYSVLDLFRTPRLRRNSILLIIIWMAISLVFDGHVRNVGSLGLDIFLTFTIASATELPADTFLTAVLDRWGRRWLACGSMVVSGIFSLLATTVPVGGPSASLAIMGRFAVNISYNIGLQYCAELLPTVVRAQGVALIHIMGYVASIVAPFVVYLANISQDLPLLILGALGVGGGLLCLLLPETMHADLPQTLADGESFGQHQRLWDNPCFSRKPDQDEKDEEAQNPERYVKRSSISEPEAFTRSMPSAIGSRASIRASIRASTRGSMRRRERNENVA, encoded by the exons ATGTACTCAGCGGACTGGGccgcggcgctggcggccgGGCGGACCACGCCTGACGACGAGTGGGCCGTCGTCCCCTGCACTAGCGGCTGGGAGTACAACCGGACTGACGTGCCGTATAGCACCATCGCTTCTGAG CTGGACTGGGTGTGTGAGAACGACAACCTGCCTGCGACGGCTCAGGCCATCTTCTTCTGTGGTGCCATAGTGGGAGGGCTGATATTCGGCTGGATCGCCGATAAGTATGGGAGGGTCTCCGCTTTGGTTG GTACAAACCTCATAGGCTTCGTGGCGGGAGTCGGGACGGCATTCTGCAACAGTTTCTGGTCCTTCGCGCTCTGTCGGTTCCTGGTTGGATTCGCGTTTGACAACTGCTTCACCATGATGTATATCTTAG TTTTAGAATACGTGGGTCCAAAATGGCGGACGTTCGTGGCGAACATGTCCATAGCTCTGTTCTTCACCCTGGCAGCGAGCCTCATCCCGTGGATCGCGCTCTGGGCCGACGACTGGAGGATATTTACTTTGGCCACAAGTGTGCCTTTTGCGCTAGCCTTGGCCACGCCGTATGTCGTGCCGGAGAGTGCCAG GTGGTTAGTATCTCAGGGAAAGATTGACAAAGCTCTGGTCATCCTGAAGAAATTCGAGAGAATCAACAAGACCAAGATACCTGAAAAAGTGCTTAGTGATTTCACT GAATCCTCACTAAAAACCCTCAAAGAGAACGAAGCGGAGGACCGAACCTACTCCGTTCTAGACCTCTTCAGGACCCCACGGCTGAGGCGTAACTCCATCCTGCTCATCATCATCTGGATGGCGATATCCCTGGTCTTTGATGGACACGTCCGGAATGTGGGGTCTTTGGGTCTGGATATATTCCTGACGTTCACCATTGCGTCTGCGACTGAGTTACCGGCTGATACTTTCTTGACCGCTGTTTTGGACAG ATGGGGTAGAAGATGGCTGGCTTGCGGCTCCATGGTCGTCAGTGGAATATTCAGCTTGCTGGCCACAACGGTGCCTGTCG GCGGCCCATCAGCCTCGCTCGCCATCATGGGCCGCTTCGCCGTGAACATCTCGTACAACATCGGGCTGCAGTACTGCGCCGAATTACTTCCCACCGTGGTGCGCGCGCAAGGCGTCGCACTGATACATATTATGGGTTATGTGGCGTCGATTGTGGCTCCGTTTGTGGTTTATCTG GCCAACATCTCCCAAGACCTGCCCCTCCTCATCCTGGGCGCGCTGGGCGTGGGCGGCGGGCTGCTGTGTCTGCTGCTGCCGGAGACCATGCACGCGGACCTGCCGCAGACGCTGGCCGACGGGGAGAGCTTCGGCCAGCACCAGCGCCTGTGGGACAACCCCTGCTTCAGCAG GAAACCAGACCAGGACGAAAAAGACGAAGAGGCCCAAAACCCTGAGCGATACGTGAAGAGATCCTCAATATCGGAGCCAGAAGCGTTCACCAGATCCATGCCCAGTGCTATCGGGTCGCGCGCATCCATCAGAGCATCTATTAGAGCGTCCACTCGGGGGTCGATGAGGAGACGAGAGAGGAACGAAAATGTCGCGTGA